AGAATCATTGAACATGCCCTAGATAATAATGCAGAATTTAAAGGGATATACTATGATGAGGGGATAGCTAATAGTGAAAGAAGCTATAAATTATTTCAGAGAATATACAGTAAAAATATAGATTTATATAAGGTTAACAATAAGATTTTCAAAAATATAGCTACTACAGATAATTCCCAGGGGATATTAGGAGTCGTAAAAAGGAAACACCATTTATTGAAGGACATAATTGAGCAGGAAGAGCTTTTTTTAGTAATCCTTGATAGACTTCAAGACCCAGGGAATGTTGGAACCATAATTAGGACTGCAGACTCAGCTGGTGTTGATGGAATAATTGCACTAAAGGGTACAGTAGATATCTTTAATAGTAAGACAATTAGATCAACAATGGGATCAATATTTACTATGCCTATAGTATATGTTGATAATGTAGGGGATTTAATTGATACTTTACAGATTTATGGTTCAGACATCATATCTACTAGTTTACAGGCTGATAGATATCATTTTCAAGTGGACTATGGTAAAAAAAATGCAATTATAATTGGTAATGAAGGAAATGG
This genomic stretch from Maledivibacter sp. harbors:
- the rlmB gene encoding 23S rRNA (guanosine(2251)-2'-O)-methyltransferase RlmB: MSLEITSPANNNIKHVKSLHKRKYREAYDEFLIEGFRIIEHALDNNAEFKGIYYDEGIANSERSYKLFQRIYSKNIDLYKVNNKIFKNIATTDNSQGILGVVKRKHHLLKDIIEQEELFLVILDRLQDPGNVGTIIRTADSAGVDGIIALKGTVDIFNSKTIRSTMGSIFTMPIVYVDNVGDLIDTLQIYGSDIISTSLQADRYHFQVDYGKKNAIIIGNEGNGVSDELVRRSNIKVKIPMSGNAESLNASVASGIIIYELVRQKHFRKLNNLTK